The Scomber japonicus isolate fScoJap1 chromosome 9, fScoJap1.pri, whole genome shotgun sequence genome includes a region encoding these proteins:
- the LOC128365490 gene encoding zinc metalloproteinase-disintegrin-like crotastatin — MKHTLLLWALILNASLKPSESHSPATDEVKDYEVVRPVRLHTVRKRHAEHLRPQTIKYAMTVGGKDIEMHLEKNNELLTKDYTETYYKEDGTQVTTTPDDIDHCYYHGRIVNDNESSVSISACDGLRGYFRTAEQRYLIEPLSGDDEGDHAVMKYGNQNSTPAVCGVTNTSWSLDFEPPTSRSRSRSGGISIVYEPKYLELFLVVDNRAYKKMKQDMTAVRKRMYEIVNFVNMVYKPLRTFIALVGLEIWSNSDLISVTPPAGANLNAFMKWRNTELVKNKKHDNAHLISGIDFEGPTVGLAYIGTLCSGHSVGVVQDHNDQAIAVGATLAHEMGHNLGMDHDDSSGCICSGDSCIMAAALSWKTPRTFSSCSSSSYERYLTSRTPSCLLDKPDYRGLVAPSVCGNGFVEKGEQCDCGTLEECNNPCCNATTCTLKEGSQCAEGECCENCKVLPRSRECRSKQDDCDLAEYCDGKSNTCPEDVFAVNGLPCEEGLGYCYNGQCPQRSNQCIKMYGATATEARTSCYNHNRKGTNFGYCRRLSRDQFVACQTQDLMCGKLFCHNGKSDPNYGRMVRIGNCKAAFFSDSASDYGQVDTGTKCGDGMVCNQNECVNLVVAYRNTNCSAKCSGRAVCNHMNKCQCEPGWMPPNCNSQDEDFSSLSPGAAAAIAVTVIVLLSVIAGVAWFFYKKQQSPSLPAAHTQRKLPAVSATNSAYQPNKRVVPSQPMPASQAQRPKPKGPPPPPPPAGNRPKPPSQNFTAARKALRPVPPPKVNV, encoded by the exons ATGAAGCATACACTGCTGTTGTGGGCTCTTATCCTAAATGCCTCGCTCAAGCCCTCAG AGAGCCACAGTCCTGCAACTGATGAGGTGAAGGACTATGAGGTGGTTCGACCTGTCAGACTTCACACAGTCAGAAAAAGACATGCAGAG CATCTCAGGCCACAGACTATTAAGTATGCAATGACGGTGGGAGGAAAAGACATCGAAATGCATctagaaaaaaacaa TGAATTACTCACCAAAGACTACACTGAGACCTACTACAAAGAAGATGGAACTCAAGTGACCACAACTCCAGATGACATT GATCACTGCTACTATCATGGCAGGATTGTTAATGACAATGAATCATCAGTTAGCATCAGTGCTTGTGATGGACTCAG GGGTTATTTTAGAACAGCTGAGCAAAGGTACCTGATTGAGCCACTGTCTGGTGATGATGAGGGGGATCATGCAGTGATGAAGTACGGTAACCAGAACTCCACACCTGCAGTATGCGGTGTCACCAACACCTCCTGGAGCTTGGACTTTGAACCCCCAACAAGCCGTAGTCGCTCCAGATCGGGG GGTATATCTATTGTCTACGAACCAAAATACCTCGAGCTCTTCCTTGTTGTTGATAACCGCGCG TATAAGAAGATGAAGCAAGATATGACAGCAGTGAGAAAAAGGATGTACGAAATTGTCAACTTTGTCAACATG GTTTACAAGCCCCTGAGGACTTTCATTGCTCTGGTGGGACTGGAGATCTGGTCCAATAGTGACTTGATCTCTGTAACCCCCCCAGCAGGGGCCAACCTCAATGCTTTTATGAAGTGGAGGAACACTGAGCTGGTCAAGAATAAAAAGCATGACAACGCACATCTCATCAG TGGTATTGACTTTGAAGGACCAACTGTGGGACTGGCCTATATTGGGACTTTGTGCTCTGGTCATTCTGTTGGGGTAGTACAG GATCACAATGACCAGGCCATTGCCGTGGGAGCAACACTGGCCCATGAGATGGGCCATAACCTGGGTATGGACCATGATGACTCCAGTGGCTGTATTTGTTCTGGAGATAGCTGCATCATGGCTGCAGCCCTCAG CTGGAAAACCCCTCGCACTTTTAgtagctgcagcagcagcagctacgAGAGATACCTGACAAGTCGCACCCCCAGCTGCCTGCTGGACAAACCAGACTACAGGGGTCTGGTGGCTCCTTCAGTCTGTGGGAACGGTTTTGTGGAGAAAGGAGAGCAGTGCGACTGTGGAACTCTAGAG GAGTGCAACAATCCATGCTGCAATGCCACCACCTGCACCCTGAAGGAGGGTTCACAGTGTGCTGAAGGCGAGTGCTGTGAGAACTGTAAG GTTTTACCTCGATCCAGGGAGTGCCGGAGTAAGCAGGATGACTGTGATCTGGCAGAGTACTGTGATGGGAAAAGTAACACCTGCCCTGAGGATGTCTTTGCTGTGAACGGCCTCCCATGTGAGGAAGGTCTGGGATACTGCTACAACGGCCAGTGTCCACAGAGGTCTAACCAGTGCATCAAGATGTACGGAGCAA CTGCTACAGAGGCCCGTACTTCCTGCTACAACCACAACAGAAAGGGAACAAACTTTGGCTACTGCCGACGTCTCTCAAGGGATCAGTTTGTTGCCTGCCAGACACA AGATTTGATGTGTGGGAAGCTCTTCTGCCACAATGGCAAAAGTGACCCAAACTATGGGCGCATGGTCAGGATAGGTAACTGCAAGGCAGCTTTTTTTTCAGACAGTGCCAGTGACTATGGCCAGGTGGACACTGGGACTAAATGTGGGGATGGAATG gtgtgtAACCAGAATGAGTGTGTGAATCTGGTGGTAGCTTACAGAAATACAAACTGCTCAGCAAAATGCTCCGGCCGTGCT GTTTGCAATCACATGAATAAGTGTCAGTGTGAGCCTGGTTGGATGCCTCCTAACTGCAATTCACAGGATGAAGATTTCAGTTCGCTTTCTCCTG GAGCAGCTGCTGCGATCGCAGTGACAGTAATAGTGCTCCTGTCAGTCATTGCTGGTGTTGCATGGTTCTtctacaaaaaacaacagagtcCGTCGTTGCCAGC TGCGCACACCCAAAGGAAGCTGCCAGCAGTATCAGCAACAAACAGTGCTTATCAACCTAACAAAAGGGTAGTTCCCAGCCAACCCATGCCAGCCTCACAG gcTCAAAGGCCAAAACCCAAAggacctccacctccaccacctccagcaGGGAACAGACCCAAACCCCCGAGCCAGAACTTCACGGCTGCTCGCAAG GCTTTGAGGCCAGTGCCTCCACCAAAGGTCAATGTCTGA
- the LOC128364978 gene encoding zinc metalloproteinase-disintegrin-like crotastatin, with protein MKHTLLLWALILNASLKPSENHSSATDGGAEVKDYEVVRPVRLHTVRKRHAEHLRPQTIKYAMTVGGKDIEMHLEKNNELLTQDYTETYYKEDGTQVTTTPDDIDHCYYHGRIVNDNESSVSISACDGLRGYFRTAEQRYLIEPLSGDDEGDHAVMKYGNQNSTPRVCGVTNTSWSLDFEPPTSRSRSGSGGIFYKPKYLELFLVVDNRAYKKMKQDMTAVRKRMYEIVNFVNMVYKPLRTFIALVGLEIWSNSDLISVTPPARDNLDAFMEWRNTELVKKKKHDNAHLISGIDFEGATVGLAFIGSLCSGHSVGVVQDHNDQTIAVGATLAHEMGHNLGMDHDDSSGCICSGDSCIMAAALSWKIPRSFSSCSSSNYEKYLTSRTPSCLLDKPDYRGLVAPSVCGNGFVEKGEHCDCGTLEECIDPCCNATTCTLKEGSQCAEGECCDNCKFLPRSRECREKQHDCDLAEYCDGKSNTCPEDVFAVDGLPCEGGVGYCYNGQCPQRSNQCIKIFGETAIEAHTSCYQQNREGTKFGYCRRLSRDQFVACQTQDLTCGKLFCHYGRSVPNAETVRRGDCKASFFSDSTSDYGQVDTGTKCGDGKVCNQNKCVNLVVAYRNTNCSAKCSGHAVCNHMNKCQCEPGWMPPNCNSQDEAFSSLSPGAATAIAVTVIVLLFVIAGVAWFFYKKQQSPALPIAHTQRKPQVVSATNSAYQPNKRVVPSQPMPASQAQSPKPKGPPPPPPPAGNRPKPQSQNFTAARKGLRPVPPPKVNV; from the exons ATGAAGCATACACTGCTGTTGTGGGCCCTTATCCTAAATGCCTCGCTCAAGCCCTCAG AGAACCACAGTTCTGCAACTGATGGTGGAGCTGAGGTGAAGGACTATGAGGTGGTTCGACCTGTCAGACTTCACACAGTCAGAAAAAGACATGCAGAG CATCTCAGGCCACAGACTATTAAGTATGCAATGACAGTGGGAGGAAAAGACATCGAAATGCATctagaaaaaaacaa TGAATTACTCACCCAAGACTACACTGAGACCTACTACAAAGAAGATGGAACTCAAGTGACCACAACTCCAGATGACATT GATCACTGCTACTATCATGGCAGGATTGTTAATGACAATGAATCATCAGTTAGTATCAGTGCTTGTGATGGACTCAG GGGTTATTTCAGAACAGCTGAGCAAAGGTACCTGATTGAGCCACTGTCTGGTGATGATGAGGGAGATCATGCAGTGATGAAGTACGGTAACCAGAACTCCACACCTAGAGTATGTGGTGTCACCAACACCTCCTGGAGCTTGGACTTTGAACCCCCAACAAGCCGCAGTCGCTCCGGATCGGGG GGTATTTTCTACAAACCAAAATACCTCGAGCTCTTTCTTGTTGTTGATAACCGCGCG TATAAGAAGATGAAGCAAGATATGACAGCAGTGAGAAAAAGGATGTACGAAATTGTCAACTTTGTCAACATG GTGTACAAGCCCCTGAGGACTTTCATTGCTCTGGTGGGACTGGAGATCTGGTCCAATAGTGACTTGATCTCTGTAACCCCCCCAGCCAGGGACAACCTTGATGCTTTTATGGAGTGGAGGAACACTGAGCTGGTCAAGAAGAAAAAGCATGACAACGCACATCTCATCAG TGGTATTGACTTTGAAGGAGCAACTGTGGGACTGGCCTTCATTGGGTCTTTGTGCTCTGGTCATTCTGTTGGGGTTGTACAG GATCACAATGACCAGACCATTGCAGTGGGAGCGACACTGGCCCATGAGATGGGCCATAACCTGGGTATGGACCATGATGACTCCAGTGGCTGTATTTGTTCTGGAGATAGCTGCATCATGGCTGCAGCCCTCAG CTGGAAAATCCCTCGCAGTTTTAgtagctgcagcagcagcaactacGAGAAATACCTGACAAGTCGCACCCCCAGCTGCCTGCTGGACAAACCAGACTACAGGGGTCTGGTGGCTCCTTCAGTCTGTGGGAACGGTTTTGTGGAGAAAGGAGAACATTGCGACTGTGGAACTCTAGAG GAGTGCATAGATCCATGCTGCAATGCCACCACCTGCACCCTGAAGGAGGGTTCACAGTGTGCTGAAGGCGAGTGCTGTGACAACTGTAAG TTTTTACCTCGATCCAGGGAGTGCCGGGAGAAGCAGCATGACTGTGATCTAGCAGAGTACTGCGATGGGAAAAGCAACACCTGCCCTGAGGATGTCTTTGCTGTGGACGGCCTCCCGTGTGAGGGAGGTGTGGGATACTGCTACAACGGCCAGTGTCCGCAGAGGTCTAACCAGTGCATCAAGATTTTTGGAGAGA CTGCTATAGAGGCCCATACTTCCTGCTACCAACAAAACAGAGAAGGAACAAAGTTTGGCTACTGCCGACGTCTCTCAAGGGATCAGTTTGTCGCCTGCCAGACACA AGATTTGACGTGTGGGAAGCTCTTCTGCCACTATGGCAGAAGTGTCCCAAATGCAGAGACAGTCAGGAGAGGTGACTGCAAggcatcttttttttcagacagCACCAGCGACTATGGCCAGGTGGACACTGGGACTAAATGTGGGGATGGAAAG gtgtgtAACCAGAATAAGTGTGTGAATCTGGTGGTAGCTTACAGAAATACAAACTGCTCAGCAAAATGCTCCGGCCATGCT GTTTGCAATCACATGAATAAGTGTCAGTGTGAGCCTGGTTGGATGCCTCCTAACTGCAATTCACAGGATGAAGCTTTCAGTTCGCTTTCTCCTG GGGCAGCCACTGCGATCGCAGTGACAGTAATAGTGCTCCTGTTTGTCATTGCTGGTGTTGCATGGTTCTtctacaaaaaacaacagagtcCGGCATTGCCAAT TGCGCACACCCAAAGGAAGCCGCAAGTAGTATCAGCAACAAACAGTGCTTATCAACCTAACAAAAGGGTAGTTCCCAGCCAACCCATGCCAGCCTCACAG gctcaaagtccaaaacccaaaggacctccacctccaccacctccagcaGGGAACAGACCCAAACCCCAGAGCCAGAACTTCACGGCTGCTCGTAAG GGTCTGAGGCCAGTGCCTCCACCAAAGGTCAATGTCTGA